One genomic region from Oryzias melastigma strain HK-1 linkage group LG19, ASM292280v2, whole genome shotgun sequence encodes:
- the LOC112141853 gene encoding protein phosphatase 1 regulatory subunit 3C-B: MSGTSVLPAPSPGGVPVIAPVDMAVRICLAGSPPLRSYFSNHDNQMLLPDTVLQCCRPLRPCLAPGCCDAVATGTVSSAEESGRAEPRRKRRKQVAFADSRGLALTTVHVFDESEDDLLAELQFQLTEIEDAAAKQSLQEVKEPASSLVLGFTPPAVNYLDLRNRLKAQQVCLETCSVHDRLLSGTIQVQNICFEKSVSVRITFDSWSSFQDVRCRYLNNVYGCPDTDTFSFSILVPESASSDVEFCIRYQMGDQILWDNNLGNNYRLVLVEPGWRISEGSPRPEVQRDGTEFDPFGSPRTSAGIFSEWLSWNHVETGSPYW; encoded by the exons ATGAGCGGCACGAG CGTCCTCCCCGCTCCGAGTCCCGGAGGCGTGCCGGTCATCGCGCCCGTCGACATGGCCGTCAGGATCTGCCTCGCCGGCTCTCCCCCTCTGCGCTCCTACTTCAGTAACCATGACAACCAGATGCTTCTGCCCGACACCGTGCTACAGTGCTGTAGACCCTTGAGGCCCTGCCTGGCTCCTGGCTGCTGTGATGCCGTTGCCACGGGAACCGTTTCTTCAGCAGAAGAGAGCGGCCGGGCGGAGccaaggaggaagaggaggaagcagGTGGCGTTCGCCGACTCCCGGGGTTTGGCGCTGACCACCGTTCATGTCTTTGATGAGTCAGAGGACGACCTGCTGGCCGAGCTGCAGTTCCAGCTGACGGAGATCGAGGACGCCGCCGCCAAGCAGAGCCTGCAGGAGGTCAAAG AGCCCGCCTCCAGTCTGGTTCTGGGCTTCACGCCACCGGCTGTAAACTACCTGGACCTCCGGAACCGCCTGAAAGCCCAGCAGGTTTGTCTGGAGACCTGTTCTGTGCACGACCGCCTTCTCTCCGGTACCATCCAGGTCCAAAACATCTGCTTTGAGAAGTCTGTGTCGGTCCGGATCACCTTTGACTCGTGGAGCTCCTTCCAGGACGTCCGGTGCCGGTACCTGAACAACGTGTACGGCTGCCCCGACACAGATACCTTCTCCTTCTCCATCCTGGTACCGGAGAGCGCTTCCAGCGACGTGGAGTTCTGCATCCGGTACCAGATGGGCGACCAGATCCTCTGGGATAACAACCTGGGAAACAATTACCGGCTGGTTCTGGTAGAACCAGGCTGGCGGATCTCTGAGGGAAGCCCCAGGCCAGAGGTCCAGAGAGATGGAACAGAGTTTGACCCGTTTGGAAGTCCCAGAACCTCAGCAGGAATTTTTTCTGAGTGGCTGAGCTGGAACCATGTGGAGACGGGCTCCCCCTACTGGTGA
- the LOC112141848 gene encoding microfibril-associated glycoprotein 4, which produces MMKMSSVLLLLLAPMLASCFVRFMPEDCMDIHNQDKTLKSGVFTIYPHGCTSALEVYCDMETDGGGWTVFQRRMDGSVNFYRPWNEYKSGFGRASGEYWLGLENIYARTRRGNHELWVDMEDFEGQRAFARYSSFSINGRADGYTLHVSGFSNGGANDSLAFHDGRKFSTFDNDQDRTGENCAKLYLGAFWYAACHLANPNGLYHWGDDNTVPAVGILWASWKGHDYSLKSMSFMIRPVT; this is translated from the exons ATGATGAAG ATGTCTtcagtcctcctcctcctcctggctcCAATGTTAGCTAGCTGCTTTGTGCGCTTCATGCCAGAAGACTGCATGGACATCCACAACCAGGACAAGACATTGAAAAGTGGAGTGTTCACCATCTACCCCCATGGTTGTACGTCTGCTTTGGAG GTCTACTGTGACATGGAGACAGATGGAGGCGGCTGGACG GTTTTCCAGAGGAGGATGGACGGCTCTGTGAACTTCTACAGACCCTGGAACGAGTACAAGTCTGGTTTTGGTAGAGCTTCTGGAGAGTACTGGCTCG GTCTGGAGAACATCTATGCCAGGACACGTCGGGGGaatcatgagctttgggtcgacATGGAGGATTTTGAAGGACAAAGAGCATTTGCTCGTTACTCCTCCTTTTCAATCAATGGCAGGGCTGATGGATACACCCTGCATGTGTCTGGATTCAGTAATGGAGGCGCCA ATGACTCTCTGGCTTTTCACGACGGCAGAAAGTTCTCCACCTTTGATAATGACCAAGACAGAACAGGAGAGAACTGTGCCAAATTATATTTAGGGGCATTCTGGTACGCGGCCTGTCACCTCGCAAACCCCAACGGTCTTTATCACTGGGGGGATGACAACACCGTTCCTGCTGTTGGGATTCTGTGGGCTTCCTGGAAGGGTCATGACTATTCTCTGAAGAGCATGAGCTTCATGATCCGTCCTGTGACATAG